A window of the Janthinobacterium agaricidamnosum NBRC 102515 = DSM 9628 genome harbors these coding sequences:
- a CDS encoding HutD family protein has protein sequence MARLIPHASLLPAAWKNGAGSTTEIAVFPDGAGFDDFDWRISLATIAQSGPFSVFPGIDRSLMLVDGDSVALTLDGERRVALSAAQPLLWFPGEAAVTADVTSATTDFNVMTRRSRCRHQLERVILPARLARRSGTTLLFLADGGRAELRGGAGHFTLGRYDALLLDAADAPEWTIDAAAGTLFVADLMT, from the coding sequence ATGGCCAGACTGATTCCTCATGCAAGTTTACTGCCCGCGGCGTGGAAGAACGGCGCCGGCAGCACCACGGAAATCGCGGTCTTCCCGGACGGCGCGGGTTTCGACGATTTCGACTGGCGCATCAGCCTGGCGACCATCGCCCAAAGCGGGCCGTTTTCGGTATTTCCCGGCATCGACCGCAGCCTGATGCTGGTCGATGGCGACAGCGTCGCGCTGACGCTCGATGGCGAGCGCAGGGTAGCGTTGTCGGCCGCACAGCCGCTGCTGTGGTTTCCCGGCGAAGCGGCGGTGACGGCCGACGTAACATCGGCGACTACCGACTTCAATGTGATGACGCGGCGCAGCCGCTGCCGCCATCAGCTGGAGCGGGTGATCTTGCCGGCCCGGCTGGCCAGGCGCAGCGGCACCACGCTGTTATTTTTGGCCGATGGCGGGCGCGCCGAGCTGCGCGGCGGTGCTGGGCACTTTACGCTGGGCCGCTACGATGCGCTGTTGCTGGACGCGGCGGATGCGCCCGAATGGACAATCGACGCGGCAGCCGGCACGCTGTTCGTGGCCGACCTGATGACTTGA
- a CDS encoding LysR family transcriptional regulator, giving the protein MHPDLRRLDLNLLPVFDALYRRRSVTGAAHELAMSASAFSHALARLRSTLGDELFVRQGQRMQPTVRAEQMATPIAGALKLLQDSISASHGFDPATSQRTFVFSATDYTTFAVLPSLIARLHIVAPQVHIRIIYSSRKVSIEELAAGRIDFALGYSEERDPLPDGVEDFDWLSDDYVVIASRHHPRIRGSLTLDNYLQERHAVVTPWNETRGMVDHVLDGLALKREVSLHLPTVLAAPFIIAGSELIMTIPRQAAQTLSAAAPVSIYQAPFAIPPYAIKVYCHSNYLRTDAHAWMRQELLNIVPLSA; this is encoded by the coding sequence ATGCATCCCGACCTGCGTCGCCTCGACCTGAATCTCTTACCCGTCTTCGATGCGCTGTACCGGCGGCGCTCGGTTACCGGCGCCGCCCATGAACTGGCGATGAGCGCGTCCGCGTTCAGCCACGCGCTGGCGCGGCTGCGCAGCACGCTGGGCGATGAATTATTCGTGCGCCAGGGCCAGCGCATGCAGCCGACCGTGCGTGCCGAACAGATGGCGACGCCGATTGCCGGCGCCTTGAAACTGTTGCAAGACAGTATCAGCGCGAGCCACGGCTTCGATCCCGCGACCAGCCAGCGCACCTTCGTTTTCTCGGCCACCGACTACACCACCTTCGCCGTGCTGCCCAGCCTGATCGCGCGGCTGCACATCGTGGCGCCGCAGGTGCACATCCGCATCATCTATTCCAGCCGAAAAGTGTCGATCGAAGAACTGGCGGCCGGCCGCATCGACTTTGCACTGGGTTATAGCGAAGAACGCGATCCCTTGCCGGACGGCGTGGAAGACTTCGACTGGCTGAGCGACGATTACGTGGTCATCGCCAGCCGCCATCATCCGCGCATACGGGGATCACTGACGCTGGACAATTATCTGCAAGAACGGCATGCCGTGGTGACGCCATGGAATGAAACCCGCGGCATGGTCGACCATGTGCTGGATGGGCTCGCGCTGAAGCGCGAAGTCAGCCTGCACCTGCCGACGGTGCTGGCCGCGCCGTTCATCATCGCCGGTAGCGAACTGATCATGACCATTCCGCGCCAGGCGGCGCAGACGCTGAGCGCGGCGGCCCCGGTCAGCATCTACCAGGCGCCGTTCGCGATCCCGCCCTACGCCATCAAAGTGTATTGCCACAGCAATTATTTGCGCACCGATGCCCATGCATGGATGCGCCAGGAATTGCTGAATATTGTGCCGCTCAGCGCTTGA
- a CDS encoding GNAT family N-acetyltransferase yields MSIQIRDAVQADAALILGFITELAIYEKAEHEVVASLADIEHSLFAAGATARALICSIDGKPAGFAVYFFSYSTWLGRKGLYLEDLYVSPEHRGAGAGKLLLGHLACLARDSGCGRFEWSVLDWNEPAIQFYRAIGATAQDEWVRYRIAGDALVQFADEHAKLAGSLHA; encoded by the coding sequence GTGAGTATTCAAATCCGCGACGCGGTACAAGCGGACGCAGCGCTTATCCTTGGTTTCATCACCGAATTGGCCATTTACGAAAAGGCGGAGCACGAAGTCGTGGCCAGCCTGGCCGATATCGAACACAGCCTGTTTGCCGCCGGCGCCACCGCCCGCGCGCTGATTTGCAGCATCGACGGCAAGCCGGCCGGCTTTGCCGTGTATTTCTTCAGCTATTCCACCTGGCTGGGCCGCAAGGGCCTGTACCTGGAAGATTTATATGTATCGCCCGAGCATCGCGGCGCCGGCGCCGGTAAATTATTGCTGGGCCACTTGGCTTGCTTGGCGCGGGATAGCGGTTGCGGCCGCTTTGAATGGAGCGTGCTGGACTGGAATGAACCGGCGATCCAGTTTTACCGCGCCATCGGCGCCACCGCGCAAGATGAATGGGTGCGCTACCGTATCGCCGGCGATGCCTTGGTGCAATTTGCCGATGAGCATGCCAAGCTGGCCGGTTCGCTCCACGCTTGA
- a CDS encoding formimidoylglutamate deiminase, translating to MTALFARHALLPDGWASDVLLEWNRQGDLTGVSAGAVAPAAVEQAEYVLPGMINLHSHAFQRALGGLTEKAGDSPDSFWTWRDLMYRFARNITPDHIEAIAAQLFSECLRHGYTAVCEFHYVQRDPHGALYANPAETAERVIAASRLSGIGITMLPVLYSYSGFGETPLKPEQARFRTDVADLLSIVEALEPLRDGQTEVGVAPHSLRAASAAHINQLLAALPAERPVHIHIAEQQQEVAQSVNWSGRRPVQWLLEQVKVDARWCLVHATHLLPDEVAALAASGAVAGLCPTTEANLGDGLFPLADFIHAGGRFGIGSDSHISQGAVEELRWLEYGQRLHQQRRNVASSGKIRNVGDFLWRGALQGGAQASGRRLGALAVGKRADLIVLDADHPNLHGVAIDDVLGSFIFCGNDNLVADVLAGGQWLVRGQRHVAQQAITARYKATLAQLRKF from the coding sequence GTGACGGCGCTGTTTGCGCGCCACGCGCTGCTGCCGGACGGCTGGGCCAGCGACGTGCTGCTGGAGTGGAACCGGCAGGGCGACCTGACCGGCGTCAGCGCGGGAGCCGTCGCGCCGGCCGCCGTCGAGCAGGCCGAATATGTCTTGCCGGGCATGATCAACCTGCATTCGCACGCGTTCCAGCGCGCGCTGGGCGGCTTGACCGAAAAGGCCGGCGACAGTCCGGACAGTTTCTGGACCTGGCGCGACCTGATGTACCGCTTCGCCCGCAATATCACGCCCGACCATATCGAGGCGATCGCGGCGCAACTGTTTTCCGAATGCCTGCGCCACGGTTATACGGCGGTGTGCGAATTTCACTATGTGCAGCGCGATCCGCACGGCGCGCTGTACGCCAATCCGGCTGAAACCGCCGAACGGGTGATCGCGGCGTCGCGCCTGTCCGGCATCGGCATCACGATGCTGCCGGTGCTGTACAGTTATTCCGGTTTTGGCGAAACCCCGCTGAAACCGGAACAAGCCCGCTTCAGGACCGACGTCGCGGATCTGCTGTCCATCGTCGAGGCGCTGGAGCCGCTGCGCGACGGCCAGACCGAAGTCGGCGTGGCGCCGCATTCGCTGCGCGCCGCCTCGGCGGCGCACATCAATCAATTGCTGGCCGCCTTGCCGGCCGAGCGGCCGGTACATATCCATATCGCCGAACAGCAGCAGGAAGTGGCGCAATCGGTGAACTGGAGCGGCCGCCGGCCGGTGCAATGGCTGCTGGAACAAGTGAAGGTCGATGCGCGCTGGTGCCTGGTGCATGCGACCCATTTGCTGCCCGATGAAGTGGCGGCACTGGCGGCCAGCGGCGCGGTGGCCGGGCTGTGTCCGACCACCGAGGCCAACCTCGGCGACGGCCTGTTTCCGCTGGCTGACTTTATCCATGCCGGCGGCCGTTTCGGCATCGGCAGCGACAGCCATATTTCGCAGGGAGCGGTGGAAGAATTGCGCTGGCTGGAATATGGCCAGCGGCTGCATCAGCAGCGCCGCAATGTCGCCAGCAGCGGCAAGATACGCAACGTCGGCGATTTCTTGTGGCGGGGCGCCTTGCAGGGCGGCGCGCAAGCGTCCGGCCGCCGGCTGGGTGCGCTGGCCGTGGGCAAACGGGCCGACCTGATCGTGCTCGACGCCGACCATCCGAATCTGCACGGCGTGGCGATCGACGATGTATTGGGCAGCTTTATTTTTTGCGGCAACGACAACCTGGTCGCCGACGTGCTGGCCGGCGGCCAGTGGCTGGTGCGTGGACAGCGCCATGTGGCGCAGCAAGCCATCACGGCGCGCTACAAGGCGACGCTGGCCCAATTGCGAAAGTTTTGA
- a CDS encoding DMT family transporter: MSSPLLFLIASLIWGSTFFAITLQLGEVAPAISVVYRFGLASAALFALCYFRGDRLRLSWKTQYWMMLQGFATFALSYVCTYGSEQYLVSALVSVLFALMVFWNPICSRIAFGTPLTWRTWCAATVAMCGVTLLFYHSIASAWKEIIHGGSGHFLLGFSLAMVATISSSVGNVLVVKVRQHSSNVMLTMAWAMFWGSLMVAVWATITGQPWQLPSRPSYWAGLFYLAIFGSVIAFNAYFTLIDRIGSQKAVYIGVVTPVISVLLSIQMEHYRPGPSEWAGMILCLSSVAWALKANNPAPRKTAVANTAVEA, from the coding sequence ATGTCATCTCCTCTCCTCTTCCTTATTGCCTCCCTGATCTGGGGTTCCACTTTTTTTGCCATCACCTTGCAACTCGGCGAAGTCGCGCCCGCGATATCGGTGGTGTACCGTTTCGGCCTGGCCTCGGCCGCGCTGTTCGCCTTATGTTATTTCCGCGGCGACCGCTTGCGCCTGTCCTGGAAAACCCAGTACTGGATGATGTTGCAAGGGTTTGCCACCTTCGCCCTCAGCTATGTGTGTACTTATGGTTCCGAGCAATATCTGGTGTCCGCGCTGGTCAGCGTCTTGTTTGCGCTGATGGTGTTCTGGAATCCGATTTGCAGCCGCATCGCCTTTGGCACGCCGCTGACCTGGCGCACCTGGTGCGCGGCAACGGTGGCGATGTGCGGCGTGACACTGTTGTTTTATCACTCCATTGCGTCGGCCTGGAAGGAAATCATCCACGGCGGCAGCGGTCATTTCTTGCTGGGCTTTAGTTTGGCGATGGTTGCGACCATTTCCAGTTCGGTTGGCAACGTGCTGGTGGTCAAGGTGCGCCAGCATTCGTCGAATGTGATGCTGACCATGGCGTGGGCAATGTTCTGGGGCAGCCTGATGGTGGCGGTGTGGGCCACCATCACCGGCCAGCCATGGCAATTGCCGTCCAGGCCCAGTTATTGGGCCGGCCTGTTTTACCTGGCGATTTTTGGATCGGTGATCGCTTTCAACGCTTATTTCACCCTGATCGACCGTATCGGTTCGCAAAAAGCCGTGTATATCGGCGTCGTAACGCCTGTCATTTCGGTTTTATTGTCGATCCAGATGGAGCATTACCGGCCAGGACCGAGCGAATGGGCCGGCATGATCTTGTGCCTGTCCAGCGTGGCATGGGCGCTCAAGGCGAATAATCCGGCGCCGCGCAAGACGGCTGTCGCCAATACCGCCGTGGAAGCCTGA
- the hutG gene encoding N-formylglutamate deformylase translates to MDFRFTQGCIPLLVSMPHVGTDIPDDIAARMTSQALLKADTDWHLVALHEFLAGMGASTLSARWSRYAIDLNRPRENTNLYPGQDTTGLCPVDTFHREPLYQPGQAPDEAEVQRRLALYWQPYHQQLRAELDRMLAIHGRVVLWDAHSIASVVPRFFDGKLPDLNFGTADGASCAPGLQQAVTGMALAQQRLTVAVNGRFKGGHITRHYGQPSSNVHAIQLEMCQSLYMDETAPFAYRPDLAAQVQGLLRRMMQAAADWAVAGGHP, encoded by the coding sequence ATGGATTTTCGATTTACGCAGGGCTGCATTCCCTTGCTGGTATCGATGCCGCACGTCGGCACCGATATCCCGGACGACATCGCGGCCCGCATGACGTCGCAAGCGCTGCTGAAGGCCGACACCGACTGGCATCTGGTCGCCCTGCATGAGTTCCTGGCCGGGATGGGCGCGTCGACACTGTCGGCGCGCTGGTCGCGTTATGCGATCGACCTGAACCGGCCGCGGGAAAACACCAACCTGTATCCGGGCCAGGACACCACCGGCCTGTGCCCGGTCGACACCTTTCACCGCGAACCGCTGTACCAGCCGGGCCAGGCGCCGGACGAGGCGGAAGTGCAGCGCCGTCTGGCACTGTATTGGCAACCGTACCACCAGCAACTGCGGGCCGAGCTGGACCGCATGCTGGCCATCCACGGCCGGGTGGTGCTGTGGGATGCGCATTCGATCGCGTCGGTGGTGCCGCGTTTCTTCGACGGCAAGCTGCCCGACCTGAACTTCGGCACTGCCGACGGCGCCAGTTGCGCGCCCGGCCTGCAGCAGGCGGTGACCGGCATGGCATTGGCGCAGCAGCGGTTGACCGTTGCGGTGAATGGCCGTTTCAAGGGCGGCCACATCACGCGCCATTACGGCCAGCCGTCCTCCAACGTGCATGCGATCCAGCTGGAGATGTGCCAGTCGCTGTACATGGATGAAACGGCGCCGTTCGCTTATCGTCCCGATTTGGCTGCGCAGGTGCAGGGTTTGCTGCGCCGGATGATGCAGGCGGCGGCTGATTGGGCCGTGGCTGGCGGTCATCCGTGA
- a CDS encoding MBL fold metallo-hydrolase, with protein MTLKISRILHAGYVFECDDTLIAFDPIFENPFSRNCHAFPAVRFDHEQIRKVRFSAVFISHFHDDHCSLDSLDFLDRNTPIYLYCLFEELFAMVRELGFVNVYQLQTNVAVHVGPFEIYSREALDADVDSMLQIKAAGVNVLNVVDSWIAPATLSALVREAPWDMVLWPFQTMREIEVLSPSRNPATPPELPADWIEQLKVLNPRYVVPSSCQFLQESWSWYNHAFFPITYRQFQQEVSAALPAAQVLRLNPSVSVTLDRQSLQAAPALSWVVPVGEQDVDYRYDGNATPPRTADIACHFPPLTEAQTERVMDYCQAGMLEAYRQTELAPDSFFGKTRVWRLSVYDHAGIATHFRYRLDGADMVAAADEGEGLSWTTEVPVAKLYAALELGESLTSMYMRINDAVFDAETEQDLEWAEVVDDPLIRCLFNDVFGAYQAAQLRRIKACRSLRCAQDPVKR; from the coding sequence ATGACTTTAAAAATATCCAGAATCCTGCACGCAGGCTACGTGTTCGAGTGCGACGATACGCTGATCGCGTTCGACCCGATTTTCGAAAATCCCTTCAGCCGCAATTGTCATGCTTTTCCCGCAGTCCGCTTCGATCACGAACAGATCCGCAAGGTGCGTTTTTCCGCCGTGTTCATTTCGCATTTTCACGACGATCATTGCTCGCTCGACAGCCTGGATTTTCTGGATCGCAATACGCCGATCTATCTTTATTGTCTGTTCGAGGAACTGTTCGCCATGGTCAGGGAGCTGGGCTTCGTCAACGTCTACCAGTTGCAAACCAACGTCGCTGTCCATGTCGGACCGTTCGAGATTTATTCGCGCGAAGCCTTGGATGCGGATGTCGATTCCATGTTACAGATCAAGGCAGCGGGCGTGAATGTCCTCAACGTCGTCGATTCGTGGATAGCCCCCGCGACACTGTCCGCGCTGGTGCGGGAGGCGCCGTGGGACATGGTGCTGTGGCCATTCCAGACCATGCGCGAAATTGAAGTGTTGTCGCCGTCCAGGAATCCCGCTACGCCGCCGGAATTGCCGGCCGACTGGATCGAGCAACTGAAGGTATTGAATCCGAGATATGTGGTGCCCAGCTCTTGCCAATTCCTGCAGGAATCATGGTCCTGGTATAACCACGCCTTCTTTCCGATTACTTACCGGCAGTTCCAGCAAGAGGTGAGCGCCGCGCTGCCGGCTGCGCAGGTGCTCAGGTTGAATCCCTCGGTATCGGTGACGCTGGATCGCCAGTCGTTGCAGGCGGCGCCTGCGCTGAGCTGGGTTGTGCCTGTCGGCGAGCAAGATGTCGATTATCGCTACGATGGCAATGCCACGCCGCCGCGTACCGCCGACATCGCCTGTCATTTCCCGCCGCTGACGGAAGCGCAGACCGAGCGGGTGATGGATTACTGTCAGGCTGGTATGCTGGAAGCCTATCGCCAAACGGAACTTGCGCCAGACAGTTTTTTCGGGAAAACCCGCGTCTGGCGCTTATCGGTGTATGACCATGCAGGGATAGCCACGCATTTCCGCTACCGGCTGGACGGCGCTGACATGGTAGCGGCGGCCGATGAAGGGGAGGGTTTGTCCTGGACTACCGAAGTTCCGGTCGCGAAGTTGTATGCGGCCCTGGAACTGGGCGAATCGCTGACCTCGATGTATATGCGCATCAACGATGCGGTGTTCGATGCCGAGACGGAACAGGACTTGGAATGGGCGGAGGTGGTCGATGATCCGTTGATACGCTGTCTGTTTAACGATGTATTCGGTGCTTACCAGGCTGCGCAGTTACGCCGGATAAAGGCGTGCCGATCTTTAAGATGCGCCCAAGACCCGGTCAAGCGCTGA
- a CDS encoding DUF962 domain-containing protein, which yields MPRTIDSLLLQYRENHANPTNELIHFVCVPAIVFALLGLLWSIHPLLTLATSAAALYYYYKLSKPFAAGMLLMALVMLGLLLLSPPEIVLPLSLGIFVLAWIGQFIGHKIEGKKPSFFDDVRFLLIGPLFVLSFLYRRLRISY from the coding sequence ATGCCTCGCACCATCGATAGCCTGCTGTTGCAATACCGTGAAAATCACGCGAATCCGACCAATGAATTGATCCATTTCGTTTGCGTGCCGGCAATCGTGTTTGCTTTACTGGGTTTGTTGTGGAGCATACATCCGTTACTCACGCTGGCGACAAGCGCGGCCGCACTGTATTACTATTACAAACTGTCGAAACCGTTTGCGGCCGGCATGCTGCTGATGGCGCTGGTCATGCTGGGTTTGCTGCTGCTGTCGCCGCCGGAAATCGTGTTGCCGCTGTCGCTGGGGATTTTTGTGCTGGCCTGGATAGGCCAGTTCATCGGCCATAAGATAGAAGGCAAAAAACCGTCGTTTTTCGACGATGTGCGCTTTCTGCTGATCGGGCCGCTGTTCGTACTGAGTTTTTTGTACCGGCGCCTGAGAATCAGTTATTGA
- a CDS encoding glycine betaine ABC transporter substrate-binding protein — translation MFFLLFSLFFWCGSAAAADSGTLKIGSKRFTESYILGEILTQTAAPVVKVEHRQGLGNTAIVLAALQAGNIDVYAEYMGTINSEILKHDTPATLDQVRRELAPLGLGVAVPLGFNNTYALAMRKDATQRSLADLAQSPGLKFGLSHEFIGRVDGWPGLAKRYGLLQRPSGLDHGIAYEALAQRQVDVIDIYSTDAKISQYGLRVLDDNQGYFPRYDAMLLYRLDLPRRFPAAWTALQTLAGRISANDMIGLNAAVEIDGKSFAGVAKNWLAAGGTAPAAAGTPAARRGLLAKIFDDSLWSMTRQHITLVLLSVGLACAIGIPLGVMAAFLPRLRQSVLALVGVLQTVPSLALLAILIPVLGMIGTVPALIALFVYALLPIVRNTCTGILQVPQGLRLAALALGLSRRDRLLYVDLPLALPVILAGVKTAAVMSVGTATIAAFIGAGGYGERITIGLALNDNDMLLAGAIPAALLALLTQGLFEMIERWAIHGPRR, via the coding sequence TTGTTTTTCCTGCTGTTTAGCTTGTTTTTCTGGTGCGGCAGCGCTGCCGCAGCCGACAGCGGCACCTTGAAGATAGGCTCGAAGCGCTTTACCGAATCCTATATCCTGGGTGAAATCCTGACCCAAACGGCCGCGCCGGTGGTCAAGGTCGAACACCGCCAGGGCCTCGGCAATACCGCCATCGTGCTGGCTGCTTTGCAAGCCGGCAATATCGATGTGTATGCCGAATACATGGGCACCATCAACAGCGAAATCCTGAAACACGATACACCGGCCACGCTCGACCAGGTGCGGCGCGAACTGGCGCCGCTCGGCCTCGGCGTGGCGGTGCCGCTGGGCTTCAACAATACCTATGCGCTGGCGATGCGCAAGGACGCCACCCAGCGCAGCCTGGCCGACCTGGCGCAATCGCCCGGATTGAAATTTGGCCTGTCGCATGAATTCATCGGCCGGGTCGATGGCTGGCCCGGGCTGGCCAAACGCTACGGCTTGCTGCAGCGGCCGAGCGGCCTGGATCACGGCATCGCCTACGAGGCGCTGGCCCAGCGCCAGGTCGATGTGATCGATATCTATTCGACCGACGCCAAGATCAGCCAGTACGGCTTGCGCGTGCTGGACGACAACCAGGGATATTTCCCGCGCTACGATGCGATGCTGCTGTACCGGCTGGATTTGCCGCGGCGTTTCCCCGCCGCATGGACGGCGCTGCAAACGCTGGCAGGGCGCATCAGCGCCAACGACATGATCGGGCTGAACGCCGCCGTCGAAATCGACGGCAAGAGTTTCGCCGGCGTCGCCAAAAACTGGCTGGCGGCCGGTGGCACGGCGCCAGCCGCGGCCGGCACGCCAGCCGCCAGGCGCGGCTTGCTGGCCAAGATCTTCGACGACAGCCTGTGGAGCATGACGCGCCAGCACATCACGCTGGTGCTGCTGTCGGTCGGCCTGGCCTGCGCGATCGGCATTCCGCTGGGCGTCATGGCGGCCTTCCTGCCGCGTTTGCGGCAAAGCGTGCTGGCGCTGGTCGGCGTGCTGCAAACGGTGCCGTCGCTGGCGCTGCTGGCGATCCTGATCCCGGTATTGGGCATGATCGGCACGGTGCCGGCGCTGATCGCGCTGTTTGTGTATGCGCTGCTGCCGATCGTGCGCAACACCTGCACCGGCATCTTGCAAGTGCCGCAAGGCTTGCGGCTGGCCGCGCTGGCGCTGGGCTTAAGCCGCCGCGACCGTTTGCTGTATGTCGACCTGCCGCTGGCCTTGCCGGTGATATTGGCCGGCGTCAAGACAGCGGCGGTGATGAGCGTCGGCACCGCCACCATCGCCGCCTTCATCGGCGCCGGCGGTTATGGCGAACGCATCACGATTGGGCTGGCGCTGAACGACAACGATATGTTGCTGGCCGGTGCGATACCGGCCGCCTTGCTGGCGCTGCTGACGCAAGGATTGTTTGAAATGATCGAGCGCTGGGCGATCCACGGCCCGCGCCGCTAG
- a CDS encoding DNA-deoxyinosine glycosylase, translated as MPNHSPTSLTGLAPVVASNTRILILGSFPGAASLAAQQYYAHPRNQLWPIMSVLTGEALTALPYAERLPRLLSHGFGLWDVLGACQREGSLDSAIRHPAANDFARLRVLCPLLETVGFNGQTSGKFAPQFAGQGYRTLVLPSTSPAHATLSFEQKLALWRQLVT; from the coding sequence ATGCCGAACCACTCCCCTACTTCCCTGACTGGCCTGGCGCCAGTCGTCGCGTCGAATACCCGCATCTTGATACTGGGCAGTTTCCCCGGTGCGGCATCGCTGGCGGCGCAGCAGTATTACGCGCATCCGCGCAATCAGCTGTGGCCGATTATGTCGGTCTTGACAGGTGAGGCGCTAACGGCGCTGCCGTATGCCGAGCGCCTGCCGCGATTGTTATCGCACGGTTTCGGTTTGTGGGATGTGCTGGGCGCGTGTCAGCGCGAGGGCAGTCTCGATTCCGCCATTCGCCATCCCGCCGCCAATGATTTTGCGCGCTTGCGGGTATTGTGTCCGCTGCTGGAAACGGTCGGCTTTAATGGCCAGACGTCCGGCAAGTTTGCACCGCAATTTGCCGGGCAGGGCTACCGGACGCTGGTGCTGCCGTCGACCTCGCCGGCCCATGCGACGCTGTCGTTCGAACAAAAGCTGGCGCTGTGGCGCCAGCTCGTGACGTAA
- the hutI gene encoding imidazolonepropionase yields MHHWDTLVNNVHLATMAGGYGEIPDGAIAVKDGRIAWLGRQADLPHHDYTGQVIDGQGCWLTPGLIDCHTHIVHAGNRSDEFEARLNGASYEDISKAGGGIMSTVRATRAASDAELLAQSLPRILSLLAEGVTTLEIKSGYGLSLESEAKMLRVARQVAGLLPVTVSTSFLGAHALPPEYAGRADDYITLVCEVMLPVLVRDGLVDAVDAFCERIGFSAAQTERVFRAAQQLGIPVKLHAEQLSDQGGSALVASYGGWSADHLEYLSDAGIAAMARHGTVAVLLPGAYYFLRETRQPPVAALRAAGVPIALSTDCNPGTSPLTSLLLTMNLACTLWRLRPQEALAGCTVHAARALGLQHETGTLEVGKRADFALWKIARPADLSYAIGLNPCRGVMHGGVWRSAVVSLPA; encoded by the coding sequence ATGCACCACTGGGACACTCTGGTTAACAACGTTCACCTGGCGACGATGGCCGGGGGGTACGGCGAAATCCCTGACGGCGCGATCGCCGTCAAGGATGGCCGCATCGCCTGGCTGGGCCGCCAGGCCGATCTGCCCCACCATGACTACACCGGCCAGGTCATCGACGGGCAGGGCTGCTGGCTGACGCCGGGCTTGATCGATTGCCACACCCATATCGTCCACGCCGGCAACCGCAGCGATGAGTTCGAGGCGCGCCTGAACGGCGCCAGCTATGAAGACATCAGCAAGGCAGGCGGCGGCATCATGTCGACGGTGCGCGCGACCCGCGCCGCCAGCGACGCCGAGTTGCTGGCGCAAAGCTTGCCGCGCATCCTCAGCCTGCTGGCCGAAGGCGTGACGACGCTGGAAATCAAGTCCGGTTATGGCTTGTCGCTGGAATCGGAAGCCAAGATGTTGCGCGTGGCGCGCCAGGTCGCCGGCCTGCTGCCGGTGACGGTGTCCACCAGTTTCCTCGGCGCGCATGCGCTGCCGCCGGAATATGCCGGCCGCGCCGACGATTACATCACCTTGGTGTGCGAGGTGATGCTGCCGGTCCTGGTGCGCGACGGCCTGGTCGATGCGGTCGACGCCTTTTGCGAACGGATCGGCTTTTCAGCCGCGCAAACCGAACGGGTGTTCCGCGCCGCGCAACAACTGGGGATACCGGTCAAGCTGCATGCCGAACAACTGTCCGACCAGGGCGGCAGCGCATTGGTGGCATCCTACGGCGGCTGGTCGGCCGATCACCTGGAATACCTGTCCGACGCCGGTATCGCGGCGATGGCGCGGCATGGCACGGTCGCCGTGCTGCTGCCGGGCGCCTATTATTTTTTGCGCGAGACCAGGCAGCCGCCGGTCGCCGCCTTGCGCGCGGCCGGCGTGCCGATCGCGCTGTCGACCGATTGCAATCCCGGCACGTCGCCGCTGACCTCGTTGCTGCTGACGATGAATCTGGCGTGCACGCTGTGGCGCTTGAGACCGCAAGAAGCGCTGGCCGGCTGTACCGTCCACGCGGCGCGGGCGCTCGGCTTGCAACATGAGACAGGAACCTTGGAGGTCGGGAAACGGGCCGATTTTGCGCTGTGGAAAATTGCCCGGCCGGCGGATTTGTCGTATGCAATCGGCTTGAATCCCTGCCGCGGCGTAATGCATGGCGGCGTCTGGCGCTCAGCGGTGGTAAGCTTGCCAGCCTGA
- a CDS encoding glycine zipper 2TM domain-containing protein, with translation MKALITIALISTLAGCAVAPNSNTVYTTRQAQSEQSVRLATVESVRQVTIDKGSSGTGVLAGAALGGLAGSTVGGGKGSIATSIIGAIAGGAVGQNVEANVNNKPGFEITVRLDNGELRSIVQDADEAFRPGERVRLLSDGRKTRVTH, from the coding sequence ATGAAAGCACTGATCACCATCGCCCTGATTTCCACTCTTGCCGGTTGCGCTGTCGCACCGAATTCGAACACTGTCTACACCACCCGCCAGGCGCAAAGCGAGCAATCGGTTCGCCTTGCCACGGTGGAATCGGTGCGCCAGGTGACGATCGATAAAGGCTCCAGCGGCACCGGCGTGCTGGCTGGCGCGGCCCTGGGCGGCTTGGCCGGCTCGACCGTTGGCGGCGGCAAGGGTTCGATCGCCACCAGCATCATTGGCGCGATCGCCGGCGGCGCGGTCGGCCAAAACGTCGAAGCGAACGTGAACAACAAACCTGGTTTTGAAATCACGGTACGCCTGGATAACGGCGAATTGCGTTCTATCGTGCAAGATGCTGACGAAGCATTCCGTCCGGGCGAGCGTGTACGTTTGCTGTCCGACGGCCGCAAAACCCGCGTCACGCATTAA